In one window of Solanum pennellii chromosome 2, SPENNV200 DNA:
- the LOC107010697 gene encoding transcription factor TCP13-like, translated as MISREVDPSDNNVTMIPKKSSLSSSSSWRRFKDPRIVRVSRAFGGKDRHSKVLTVKGLRDRRVRLSVPTALQVYDLQDKLGLDQPSKVVDWLLNEAKHDIDELPPLQIRDQTGLPLTGLRKEEEGTMVVSDEDRVKLDARNLDLKGNSNSNSNNNNNSFRFGLYKDNHSSQSVHTDSHHGVAVPHEQQEIQNLNVMAALPSTIYNMPLSSQILVYPPAGLPQYFFHPHI; from the exons ATGATTAGTAGAGAAGTAGATCCAAGTGATAATAATGTTACTATGATTCcaaaaaaatcatcattatcatcatcgtcatcatggAGAAGATTTAAAGATCCAAGGATCGTACGTGTGTCACGAGCATTTGGGGGAAAAGATCGTCATAGCAAAGTTCTTACAGTGAAAGGGCTGAGGGATCGGAGAGTTAGGCTCTCCGTTCCCACAGCCCTTCAAGTGTATGATCTTCAAGACAAATTAGGGCTAGATCAACCAAGCAAAGTTGTGGATTGGTTGCTTAATGAAGCTAAGCATGATATCGATGAATTACCTCCACTTCAAATAAGGGATCAGACCGGGTTGCCTCTGACCGGTCTGAGGAAGGAAGAGGAGGGGACGATGGTGGTGTCTGATGAGGATAGAGTGAAACTAGATGCGCGAAATCTTGACCTAAAGGGAAATAGCAATAGCAAtagcaataacaataacaatagcTTCCGTTTTGGCCTTTATAAGGATAATCACTCCTCTCAATCag TTCATACAGATAGTCACCATGGAGTAGCAGTACCACATGAACAACAAGAAATTCAAAATCTCAATGTTATGGCTGCTTTGCCTTCAACAATTTACAATATGCCATTAAGTTCACAAATTCTTGTGTATCCACCTGCAGGATTAccacaatatttttttcatccacatatataa
- the LOC107010805 gene encoding ras GTPase-activating protein-binding protein 2-like, whose product MAMQTVAPPSAQVVGNAFVEQYYQIQHHSPESVYRFYQDSSVLSRPDANGVMTSVTTMKNINTLICSLDYKNYKAEIRTADAQDSFKDGVVVLVTGCLTGRDKLKRKFAQTFFLAPQDKGYFVLNDVFRYVEDNEIDTVSEVLNGTEDVQSEVLTPDPEPTHVVDPPNLDQDGSPAEEVQHVEEKTNDSSVDGRQVADEREIVVEIGSYFNEDQHPTNTESANSVAQEDAPKKSYASIVSSQTKKGPTKIYVPTNTSRVAPPKAVKHPIAAVAQNAAPESSNSTTTSGIAVPEANDAEDEAEGYSIYVRNLPLDVIVAQLEAEFKTYGPINQGGVQVRSNRQQGFCFGFVEFEDMSSMNNAIHASPIIKGTRQAVIEMKRTTTRVGSVRGCFSPRRGVFRNINFRVRGNFGGGRSYGRSEFGGRDFS is encoded by the exons ATGGCCATGCAAACTGTAGCTCCACCTTCTGCTCAAGTCGTTGGAAATGCTTTTGTTGAGCAGTATTATCAAATTCAGCATCACTCCCCTGAGTCAGTGTACCGATTCTACCAGGATTCAAGTGTCTTGAGTCGCCCAGATGCTAATGGCGTGATGACATCAGTGACAACAATGAAA AATATCAACACTTTGATATGTTCATTGGACTACAAGAACTACAAGGCCGAAATAAGGACTGCAGATGCACAAGATTCCTTCAAGGATGGGGTGGTTGTTTTGGTGACTGGATGCTTAACTGGAAGGGATAAGTTAAAAAGGAAATTCGCCCAGACATTTTTCCTTGCTCCGCAGGACAAGGGTTATTTTGTGTTGAATGATGTTTTTAGGTATGTTGAAGATAATGAGATTGATACCGTCTCAGAAGTGCTTAATGGAACTGAGGATGTGCAGTCAGAGGTTCTGACCCCTGATCCAG AACCTACTCATGTGGTTGATCCTCCAAATCTCGACCAAGATGGCTCACCTGCAGAAGAAGTTCaacatgttgaggaaaaaaccAATGACTCTTCGGTAGATGGGAGGCAAGTTGCTGATGAAAGAGAGATTGTTGTGGAAATTGGATCCTATTTCAACGAGGACCAGCACCCTACAAATACAGAATCAGCTAATTCTGTTGCCCAAGAGGATGCTCCAAAGAAGTCGTATGCATCAATTGTCAGTTCACAAACAAAGAAAGGGCCAACCAAAATCTATGTACCCACCAATACTTCTAGAGTTGCTCCTCCGAAGGCTGTAAAGCACCCGATTGCTGCAGTAGCACAAAATGCAGCTCCTGAATCATCAAATTCTACTACCACTAGTGGAATCGCTGTACCTGAAGCTAATGATGCTGAAGATGAAG CTGAGGGATACTCTATTTATGTCCGAAATTTGCCTCTAGATGTTATTGTAGCCCAACTTGAAGCTGAATTTAAAACATATGGGCCTATTAATCAAGGAGGTGTACAAGTTAGAAGCAATAGG CAACAAGGATTCTGCTTTGGCTTTGTTGAATTTGAAGATATGAGCTCCATGAACAATGCCATACAT GCTTCTCCCATTATCAAGGGGACTCGTCAAGCTGTAATAGAGATGAAGAGAACAACAACTAGAG TTGGTAGCGTTAGAGGCTGTTTCTCTCCTAGAAGAGGAGTATTCCGAAATATCAATTTCAGGGTCCGCGGAAACTTTGGTGGAGGTCGGAGCTATGGGAGAAGTGAATTTGGAGGACGCGATTTTTCATAG